In one Gemmatimonadota bacterium genomic region, the following are encoded:
- a CDS encoding 2-oxo acid dehydrogenase subunit E2: LEPLERLRKLTADHMVRAKRIAAHVHSFIEVDFTQVDRIRQKNRARWEQQGVKVSYTAFVAWASARVLQEFPRVNATISGDSIQYRGEINIGIAVDLDPGLIVPAVRNADELTVVGLAKRINDLAARARERKLKPDEIQGGTFSITNPGVLGTLVGMPVIPEGTAAILGTGAVEKRPVVLELDGQDVIAIRKRAWFSLGYDHRLVDGADAARFLARLKEIVESFPEDAV, translated from the coding sequence GCTCGAGCCGCTGGAGCGCCTGCGCAAGCTCACGGCCGACCACATGGTGCGGGCCAAGCGGATCGCGGCGCACGTCCACTCCTTCATCGAGGTCGATTTTACGCAGGTCGACCGCATCCGCCAGAAGAACCGTGCGCGCTGGGAGCAGCAGGGCGTGAAGGTCAGCTACACCGCCTTCGTGGCCTGGGCGTCGGCGCGGGTGTTGCAGGAGTTCCCGCGGGTAAACGCCACCATCTCCGGAGACAGCATCCAGTATCGCGGGGAGATCAACATCGGCATCGCCGTCGACCTTGACCCCGGACTCATCGTGCCGGCGGTCAGGAACGCCGATGAGCTGACTGTGGTCGGACTGGCCAAACGCATCAACGATCTCGCGGCACGCGCCCGGGAGCGGAAGCTGAAGCCGGACGAGATCCAGGGCGGCACTTTCTCCATCACCAATCCGGGCGTGCTCGGTACGCTCGTGGGGATGCCGGTGATCCCGGAGGGAACGGCCGCCATCCTGGGAACGGGCGCCGTCGAGAAGCGGCCCGTGGTGCTCGAGCTGGATGGCCAGGACGTGATCGCGATCCGCAAGCGAGCGTGGTTCTCCCTGGGGTACGACCACCGCCTGGTGGACGGCGCCGATGCCGCCCGCTTTCTCGCCCGGCTCAAGGAGATCG